From Aedes albopictus strain Foshan chromosome 1, AalbF5, whole genome shotgun sequence, one genomic window encodes:
- the LOC109427419 gene encoding uncharacterized protein LOC109427419 encodes MDCGELETTEAYQLTIDDLPNEVFERIVSYLNVEDCKVASLVNYRWSQLCFSPIALANVQLEINCAVLEASDYWTVLESSCRPYRNLVLKFASDDAGDLLKILDKFQSSWERISIEQDADAKLLRTEISVGFLSRMLQAFSNVKQLTIKTVIELSNPSCETDLPQLNRVEAICLYKNCFDGDLIAWTRICPNVKYIGVPLQDGRDEFPRIIQHFSHQIEHLSMDARFIERDSLDFVHEDFPRLRKFRLLYPISNSTATVNLVRSFISRCSNLTEISLFTNVISQDTLQTISESCTQLQVVSLDTNEIPHSTFSILSKLPLLKQLILQKMTVEPAMITSAAIFPVLRRLTCLSIRINCPEAFFQQLHKKMPRLTWLELLDRFRYGFSNFNQNGVVGAICVHMANLQRLALVDWATLDLSIFQNLNMLSNLIELRLKCIGLNANRTIPCCAGVRKLMLDVDTLKPSDTIPPKCHLSLADLISQGFHGVKSIELPHQLLDSTVSEREIATLRSVLTDCAFYRRKRVPMTDRDYAALL; translated from the exons GTGTTCGAGCGCATAGTATCTTACCTGAACGTTGAAGACTGCAAAGTGGCATCCCTGGTGAACTACCGATGGTCTCAGCTCTGCTTTTCACCCATCGCTCTCGCTAATGTCCAACTGGAAATCAACTGCGCTGTACTAGAAGCTAGCGACTATTGGACCGTGTTGGAGAGCAGCTGTCGACCTTATCGAAACCTGGTACTCAAATTCGCTTCCGACGATGCGGGTGATCTGTTGAAGATCCTGGACAAGTTCCAATCTAGCTGGGAACGGATCAGCATCGAGCAGGATGCCGATGCAAAACTACTGCGCACTGAAATCTCTGTTGGATTCTTGTCACGGATGCTGCAGGCATTTTCCAACGTGAAGCAGCTAACTATCAAGACTGTCATCGAGCTTTCCAATCCAAGTTGTGAAACGGATCTTCCACAACTAAACCGCGTTGAAGCCATCTGCTTGTATAAGAACTGCTTTGACGGAGACCTAATCGCGTGGACGCGAATCTGTCCTAACGTCAAATACATTGGAGTTCCCCTACAGGACGGTCGAGATGAATTCCCCCGAATTATTCAGCATTTCTCTCATCAAATTGAACATCTGTCCATGGATGCACGTTTCATCGAACGCGACTCGCTCGATTTTGTCCACGAGGATTTCCCGAGACTGAGGAAGTTTCGCTTACTATATCCCATTAGCAACTCTACAGCAACCGTTAACCTGGTTAGGTCGTTTATCAGTCGGTGCTCGAACCTGACGGAAATAAGCCTGTTTACCAACGTCATTTCCCAGGACACCCTGCAAACGATCAGCGAGAGTTGTACCCAACTGCAAGTCGTCAGCTTGGACACCAACGAAATCCCCCATTCTACCTTCTCAATCCTATCGAAACTTCCCCTCTTGAAGCAACTTATTCTGCAAAAAATGACAGTCGAACCTGCGATGATCACTTCGGCCGCAATCTTCCCAGTTCTTCGCCGGTTAACGTGCCTGTCGATAAGGATCAACTGTCCAGAGGCGTTCTTCCAGCAGTTGCACAAAAAGATGCCCCGACTGACCTGGCTGGAGCTGTTGGATCGCTTCCGCTACGGCTTCAGCAACTTTAACCAAAACGGAGTGGTAGGCGCCATCTGTGTTCACATGGCGAACCTACAGCGACTTGCGTTGGTCGATTGG GCCACCCTGGATCTGTCCATTTTCCAGAATCTCAACATGCTGTCGAATCTCATTGAATTGAGACTGAAATGCATCGGATTGAACGCCAACAGAACTATACCTTGCTGTGCTGGAGTGAGGAAGCTCATGCTGGATGTCGACACG CTCAAACCTTCGGACACGATCCCTCCCAAATGCCACTTGTCCCTTGCGGACttaatctcccagggattccacgGTGTGAAAAGCATCGAACTGCCCCATCAACTGCTCGACAGTACCGTCTCCGAACGGGAAATAGCCACCCTTCGATCCGTCCTGACCGATTGTGCATTTTATCGCCGGAAGCGTGTCCCAATGACCGACAGGGATTACGCCGCATTGCTCTAA